The Alnus glutinosa chromosome 10, dhAlnGlut1.1, whole genome shotgun sequence DNA window tcttttctttttatttattttttgttccatCTTTTCTTAGTTGACCGAACTACTCTCCatgtttccttttcttcttatcTATTGCTTTTCCTATTTACTACTTCCATCGAACACACAGAGAACTAAGAGAAGGAAGagtcaaaggaagaaaaatagagaaagaggAAGGCACGAGAGAGCTTACCACGGTGAGAGACAATTTATGTTTCTTTCTTTGAGCTGACCGAAAGAAGAGGAGAGGAAAGTGAGAGTTTAACTTTCTGTTTAGCTTACacagacccgagagagagagagagagagagagatggcgtTTTCGTAGACCGAGTCCTAGGGAGAATTTGGAAGAGGGAGCTTTACTGGTTTGTGTTTGGATTGCTGGAAACCAAGACCCACCGAAATGGAGCAAGAAAGAGAGTTTACTTCTACTCTTCCTTTTTCGAGAGGGTGAGAGGGAGAGCTTTCTACTTTCACTTCTTTGCTTTTACCGAACTAAGGGAGGGGCAGAGAGAGCTTGAAATgcagaaagagaagaaggaagaagaaggccATTGGGCGTGAATTGAAGAGAGGGGTTGCACTCAATATATAGGAGTCTTGATCGGTTGAGATTAATTGAGTAAAAATTGATCCATGGCTGAGAGGCAACTTGGGCAGCAAGTTTGATCCATGGCCGGGAGTCCTCTACGTGTGTAAGAGTAAACTGATCGAAGGTCAGGGGGTTTGCAAGTGGCAGCAGATCATTTGTTTGCTAAATATCCCTTATCCTCAACAAACTAACATTGAGTTTTAACCTAAGTTTCTAACTTAGTTTGCTGGCCGGTTCTCTTGTGATTATTAGAAGCTGGGTATTAACGTGAAGGCTGGGTATCTTCAACGTGGGCTAGACTGGGTTGCAACATGGGCTGGATAAGGGGCTGGGTTCATGAAGAATTAAAATGAGCCCATTAAttattaatgataattttcgtccaaaacagGGGTAGTAGTTTTCGTACTCTAAatagagtccaaaaattatgaaatttagagGGTAGTTAGAAGACTTTGAGACAAGCGATCTGGCTTatgaatcgaccaaaatggagtttgtTTAACCCTACTTTCgttatttcaaagtttaaggtctgtttgaacttttattaaactaaaactataaaggttccttaaaaaaatgaatatttcttttcataaatattcatatttattcttttgctttattattaggtcttaaatcatattttaagatattttattcaatatcttaaaatacggggtgttacatCCCTCCCCCCTTAACAAAATTTCATCCCCAAAATTTGTAAACGATATatcgcataaagtttacattaacGAAAGATTTAGATTACTAATCTTTATGTCTAGCGATACAAATTTCAATGGTAACATTTTAATTACTAATCATGGGTTATCCTAACCCTGATCATTACGAGAAAGAAATGACATAAGAATataatgtatattttattactatcaTTTGTTTCATTAGAGGTCTTTTATCTTATTCTCCTATTGTTGAAATTTCATCTACCATTTTTAGAAAGAAACTCATCATAGACGAAAACTCCAACTATTATAAGTGGTTGTTCTTATCCtttcaaaaagggtgtaagaaaataatattttatatagtaccatgatctattttatgggtttgatttacCGATTGCGATGCGTACGGGTACTAACCTTATACGGTATCTATCTCCATATTTGCGAATTCCTCCTTGTCATCATCATTAAGAACGAGAGATTATACTCGTGCTCGAGCAGAATTTCGTTGTTGCGATCCAATTCCTTGCAACCTTGTCTCCTCTGCAGGATTCATTGAGCAATTCTTCAGGAAATGATCAGGCTTACTACACTTGAAACAGTTCGGGCTTCCTTTCTTACAATCTCCTATGTGTAGTTTCCCACACTTGATACAGGGAGTTTTCTAATCTCCAAGTGTAGGCGGAAAATTCCTGGCCACAGCTGGTTTGGAATCATACTCTATCACTGGCCTATTTGCCGGAGACGACGTCTGCAATTTTAATTGCCTTTTCAGTTTATAGACTGCTGCTGATTCGCGAATTCCTCTCTCCGCAAGAGACGCTACTTCCATTAACCGGGCGTAGTCCTTGATCTCGAGGCATATCACCCTTTCCTTGATGCGAGGGTTAAGCCCATTTTCGAACCTCTCTACTTTTGATTCTTCGTCGGGGATTAAGTTAGCGGTGAACCTAGCGAGTTCTATGAATATGGCGGAGTATTGTTCCACTGTCATGTCACCCTGGACAAGATTTTGGAATTCGATAGCTCTCAGTTGCCTTTGAGCTCTGGGGAAGAATCGCCTGTTGTATTCAACTTTAAATAGGTCCCAAGTGATTACCGTTTCGTTTGGGGGTTTTGTTAGCAATACCTTCTTAGAGGTCCACCATCTTCCAGCTTCGCCTGTCAGCTTTAGTTCGATGTATCTGACCCTCTGTTCGTTGGTGCAGCCGAAGATGTCGAACAGTACCTCGATGTCAGTGAGCCATGCTTCAACTGCGCTTGGTCCTTCTATACCTTCAAACGATCGGAAGTTGTGACTAGAAAAGCCACGGAGTGAACAACCTAGAGGTTCGGCTTGGTTGTTGGGTTGTGGCATACGTGTTATCGCTTCGACGAATTGCCTAGAGGTGTCAGCCATGAATTGGATCAAGGCTTCATAGAATTGTGGAGGTGGAATCCTTCCGTTACCGTTTTCATGGTGATTTCGTCCTGATTCTTACAACGTCAATAAGGCGGCATTTTTCTGCGTCAAGCTATTATGttataacaaaataaagataacaCAATTTGTTCGGAACCAATGAAGATCACGTGGATATTTCATATCTAAATTATTATTCAGGAGGCGATTTTCCAGTACTATGTCATCTAACTTATTAAACTTAGTAAAGCGTGTTTATTCAATCTTTTCTAAATGATAGTCTTGTCATTTACCTAGTGACTCTAAAAGAGTAGATGAACACACTCATTCACAACATTACAATACTAAGCACATAACCTAAAGGAGCGTTATGTGCTAAGTGTACATACACATGCATAGCACACATACTCAAAAGTTTTtcataaagaattttctttgtttcaaaactttttgaaaacatacaatatTAATACAAGAATGAGTAGTCTTATTCCGGAATAAGAGTTTAACTCCATCTATTCATTAGGagaaataagagtttaactccctcttatttgaaaacatacaatatTAATACAAGAATGAGTAGGACCCTGGTGGCCGGCTTCattaagagagaaagagagagagagagagagcgtgagagagacagagatggCTGGAGCTATAGGGAGAAAACATATAGTACGTGGAGAGAGAGacgtttttcaaaaacaacttTCGCAATAAATACGAAATGACAAGGGAGTGGCACGGGACAGAATTGTGTCCCGCGTGGACGCCCCCCAACTCCATTTGGAGTTGTTTTACTTAAAAATGACTCTGTTTGGAGTCGTTCCTTGacatttggagtcgttttgcaGTCTCCAAAATAGAGCCGTTTTGATACTAAAACAGCTTCAACTAGAGccgttttgattaaaaaaaaaaaagactctaTGTAGAGTCGTTTTTGTccaaaaacgactccaattattttaaatttttactcTAAagatttatatgtatataaattatataaattatatatataacatatatatgtatatagataacatattatatatatatatatatatatatatatatatatatatatatatatatatatatatatatatatatatatgtgtgtgtaacatatatattgtatatacatatattgtcATACTGACCAAGTACTCTACTCTCTCTTTAGAGAGAGAACGTTTGAAGTTAATATCTAATAATATGAGTTGttgcgatatatatatatatatatatatatatatatatatatatatatatatataacatacatattatatatatgtacgtgtgtgtgtataacatatatattgtatatacatatattgtcATACTGACCAAGTACTCTACTCTCTCTTTAGAGAGAGAACGCCTGAAGTTTCtagaccgagagagagaaacctaAGAGCTTCATTCGCCAGGGGGAGAGGCTTCACATCTCCCCCTCCTGGTGCTGGTGCTTTCCCCCTAGCCTTTAGGGCAAGCTAGGGTGGTTTTTGTCTCCAAGCCTTTAGGCTGTTGAAGTTTTTGATCCTCCCGGTCCTTCAACCGATGGAGGTTgttgggtttttcttcttcttcttcctcgacaaatttttttttcttttttttcttgttgcaAGCAATGATTTTCAGGTGTTGGTCCATGAAGAACGATGGGTGTTGGTGGATTTTCGGTGGAGATATGTTCCAAGTCAGATTTTTTATCCTCGGTTGGATTTTCTCCAGCAAGAACTATCTAGGTGTGGTAGCCGACCTTTTCTGGTCAGGATGGTCACTTAATGAAGCCGTGTGGTTTGTCTCTAGACGGTGTGTGATCTGCACGTGCCGGCGGTTTAGATCTTCTGTTTTATGTGCGTGTGGGATACAGGTCTTTTCTCCAGTCTTGGAAGGTGCCGATCTAAGCTCGTGAAGATCGTCCATCGCTAAGGGAGTTCCCGGAGAAGGCGCGTGCTTTACACACGCCGACTCCGGCAGTCGTTTCTTTCCCGGAGCCGGTATGCTGGGTTCtctgtttggtttttgtttgtatattcttGCTTGTGTTTAcagtttatcatttttttaactattttaagccagtttttttttttgttttgtgggtagagattttTTTATCTCTAGTTCGCTTCGATGGCCTTTGGCCAGTCGGGCTTTGTTTCTCACCTTTGGGCgttgtgattatatatatatatatattaattacttttattttttgtagatatggttagaattattataaatggtgttgtttttaatttttaaaatttgagacttttttttataaaatggctgaaaatggagccgtttttaCGAAAAACAGCTCTAAATGGAGCCGATTTACAAAAAACAGCTGGAAATTGAGCCGTTTGTAAAGTGGCTCAAAATTGAGCCGTTTTTTATAAAAGGGTTGAAAATGGagtctttttttataaaaggacTGAAAATGGagaatttttcataaaaatgacTCTAATTAATATTGATTCATTAAATAGAGCCACTTTTGTAGaaatggctcaaattagagctgttttatATAAAGTGGCTCCATTTTGAGCCATTTAAGTATAAGTGGCTCAAAAAAATTTTAAGccgtttttctattttaaacaGCTCCAACTGGAGCCGTTTTCCTAAAACAGCTCCCAAAGAAACTGTTCAAAGTgctgtttttttgtagtgagaacACGTTTAGCAACCTTTAAGTGATCGGTTGTTAGACAATGAAGGAACTAGCAAAACTGATCGATTTATAGAATAGGAGATGTCAGGTTTGGTGAAGGTGCAGTACTGTAATGCACCAACAATATGTTTATAAATCATGGGATCAAACAAAGCATCACCGTCGAGCTTAGTGAGCTTCTTTCCTGAAGTGCAGGGGCTTGCATATGGCTTGGATCCAAGCATATGAACTCTGTCAAGAAGGTTAATAATGTTCTTCCCTTGATTCAAATATAAGCCATAGGAGTCGCAAAGAACATGAATATCAAGGAAGTAAGAGAGACAACCAAGATCTTTCAATTTAAATTCATTCTGCAAGTTATGTATAAGAGCTTCATTACATGACAAGTCTGTACCCTTTATGATATCGTCCACATAgaccaaaataaaaatgtgagtTGAAGCAGTGTGTAGTCTGAAGAGAGATGTATCAACTAATGAACCAATGAAACCCAAATTCAGGAAACCCTGAGATAGTCTATGGAACCAAGCTTGTGGCGCTTGTTTTAGTCCATAGAGAGCTTTGTTGAGTTTGCAAACATAATTAGGTTTGTCATTAGCCACAAAACGAGTAGGTTGCTCCATAAAAACTTCTTTAGCCAAGTGACTGTGGAGGAAAGCATTGGATACATCCAATTGCTTTAAAGGCCAACAAAAATGGGGAGGAAGTGAGAGAAGGATGTGAATCGTGGCTGGTTTGATGACTGGACTCTATCCATGTTTTGATCGCCGATTCATACTAGGGTTTCAGTGTGGTCAATTCTGTCTCTTTGTTGAAATCCCTTAGCTACAAGCCAAGCCTTGTATCGTTCAATTGTACTATCTACCTTTTGCTTCAGTCGAAACACCCATTTATTCTTtatgatgtttttgtttttggtctaGGACAGAGGGACTAAGTATCATTGTCACGCAAAGCTTGGATTTCACTTTCCATAGTAGCAAACCAATGGGGATGAGACACGGCATGAGAGAATGTTGTAGGTTCTATAAGTAAAGATATAGAATGCATGGCTTTCAAGGGATGCTTTGTGGACTTGAGAGAATGATAGATGTGATAGTCTGAGAAGTCTTTGGGCATAGAATTACCTGTCGTTGACCAGGTGACAATATGAGGAGAAGAGGGCTCAAGTGGATGAAACAAAGCTTGGCTTAATGATTGGGAGGTTTGGGGAGAAGAGGGAATGTAATTTGGTGGGCAGGGCTCGGAGCCATCAACATTAATGGCCATAAAGTCATTGGTTTTGaggatgggctcaaataattgGAACACCCATCCAAGGTAGGTATTGTCAACAAGCTTGGATTAACAGAGATGTGCAATATTGGGCGTCAAAAAGGAAGCAGCAGTAGTTGCTAGATTGAGCCATGGAGAAGATGATTGGTGTTAGCCGAAAAGGCTCTGATATGATGAAAGAAAGTTGATTAACTTTGGATTTGGCGGAATCATTTATGTTGCATtctcattgaatatatataacaCTTTACAAATAAGATTTACAATTGTGATAAGAGTAAAAATTACGAAAGTGATGATTGCTTTGTTACATGTGATACAGATAACCAGGCAAACTCTT harbors:
- the LOC133879298 gene encoding uncharacterized protein LOC133879298, with the protein product MADTSRQFVEAITRMPQPNNQAEPLGCSLRGFSSHNFRSFEGIEGPSAVEAWLTDIEVLFDIFGCTNEQRVRYIELKLTGEAGRWWTSKKVLLTKPPNETVITWDLFKVEYNRRFFPRAQRQLRAIEFQNLVQGDMTVEQYSAIFIELARFTANLIPDEESKVERFENGLNPRIKERVICLEIKDYARLMEVASLAERGIRESAAVYKLKRQLKLQTSSPANRPVIEYDSKPAVARNFPPTLGD